The following proteins come from a genomic window of Aspergillus luchuensis IFO 4308 DNA, chromosome 3, nearly complete sequence:
- a CDS encoding uncharacterized protein (SECRETED:SignalP(1-18)), producing the protein MKVSAVLFAVLFSAFVAATSEHDPAAKVGASIGKRTEADAASLCDDLGVLDC; encoded by the exons ATGAAGGTCTCAGCTGTCCTCTTCGCCGTCCTCTTTTCCGCCTTTGTGGCAGCCACCTCTGAACACGATCCGGCGGCCAAAGTTGGTGCATCCATTGGAAAGCGAACG GAGGCCGACGCTGCTTCGTTGTGCGACGATCTCGGTGTCCTCGACTGTTAA